CGAACTCGGGACATATCGTGGAGACGTGGTAATCGCTGGCATCGAGGCGGTCCGCGGCATCGAGGTGTACCGCACGGTCGAGGCGGCCCGGGCCGACGAAAATCAAGACAGAAAAATGAAAGGAGTTCCCAATGAGCGTGGAACAGGTCATGCCCGACGAGGCGGCCAGGCTGGTCGAATCCGAGGGGTACGCCTACATCGACGTCCGGTCGGTACCCGAATTCGAACAGGGCCATCCCGCGCCGGCGGTAAACATCCCCCTGCTGCACGCGGACGAGCAGACCGGGCAGATGACGCCCAACCCCGATTTCGTCCGGGTGATGAAGGCGAACTATCCGGAGGATTCGAAGCTGGTACTGGGTTGCCGGACGGGCCAGCGCTCCAATCACGCCGCCGAACTGCTGCAGTCCATGGGATATCAGACGGTCGCCAACATGCGCTGCGGGTTCAGCGGCGAGATGACGCCCTTCGGCCAGGTGGTCAATCCGGGATGGGAAGAAGTGGGTCTGCCGGTGAGCTACGACAGCGGAGAGGGCGTGAGTTACGCGTCGCTGGAGGCGAAGGAGTGAGGTATCCGCCGCTCGCGGCGAAGTCGGGAGAGGACTGACGGGGATGTCCGCGGGTTCCGGCTAACCCCGCAGTACTTCTTCGTAATAGGCTTCGTAATGCGGGACCACGGCCTCTTCCGCGAAGTGGTCCAGCACCCGCTGCCGGGCCTGCCGGCCGACCGCCTCTCGCAAGACGTCGTTCACAAGCAGGTCCGTGGCGTGCCGGGCCATTTGCCCGATGTCGCCCACTTCGGTGATGTAGCCCGTCTCCCCGTGGCGTACGAGTTCCGGCAGGCCGCCGGCGTTGGCGCCGATCACCGGGACACCGCAGCTCATCGCCTCCAGGGCCGACAGGCCGAAGCTCTCCTGTTCGCTGGGAAGCAGGTACAGGTCGGAACAGGAAAGAATCCGGTCCACTCCCTCCTGCTCTCCCATAAAGACCACGCCGTCCTCCAGGCCCAGTTCCCGGGCCAGTTCCTGCATGGGGATGCGCTCCGGACCTTCCCCCACGAGCAGCAGCTTGCACTTGACTACTCGCCGCACCTCCGCGTACATGCGGATGATGTCCCCGATGCGCTTGACCGGCCGGAAATTCGAGACGTGCGCGATGACCTTCTCGTCATCGTCGACGAAATTGCTGATGTCGCAGTGGCCGTCCCCCCGGCGGAACCGTTCGACGTCGACGAAATTGGGGATCACCCGGATGTCCTTCTCGATGTCGAAGAGGGACAGCGTGTCACGCTTGAGGGACTCGGAGACCGCCGTGACCCCCTGGCTTTCCTCGATGCTGAACCGGGTGATCCGGTAGAAGGACTTGTCGCTTCCCACGAGCGTGATATCGGTGCCGTGGAGTGTCGTGATGACCTTGACGTCCCGGTCGCGCAGCATGTGCCTGGCCAGGAAGGCGCAGGTGGCGTGGGGCACGGCGTAGTGTACGTGCAGGATGTCCAGCTCCGCCTCGGAAGCCACGTCCGCCATTTTCGCCGCGAGCGCAAGGGTGTAGGGCGGGTACTTGAACAGCGGGTAGGGCATGACCTCCACGTTGTGGAAAGAGATGTTCTGGCTGTATTCCTGCAGGCGGAAGGGGATCGAATAGCTCACGAAGTGGACCCTGTGCCCCTTCCGGGCCAGCGCCTGTCCCAGTTCGGCGGCGATGGCGCCGCTTCCTCCGTAGGTCGGGTAACAGGTGATGCCGATGTTCATCGGTTTCCGCCTTCACCCACGAAGTGGGCCAGGGGATCGTCGATCGAAAGGTACTCCCGGACGACGAAAGGCTCTCCGTACCTCGCGCCGATCAGCTGTCCGTAGTAGCGGCTCTGGGCTTCGACCTCTTCAAGGAACTCGGGCCGGCTGATGAAGGTCTCCGGTTCGGTGGAGTCCGGGTCGTGGAACTGCGACCGGTGGGCCTTCACGGCCTCGATCTTGCGGTCGAACGTCGACGTGATGTCGACGATGAAGGAGGGCCGGGGTTCCTGGTAGCGGTGGTGGGTGAGGTAAAAAACAACCTTCCGGGGCCGGAAGGCCGGGTGGTCCGTCTCGAGTTTCTCCAGGCCCGCCAGAAAGGCCGCGTCCCTAGCCAGCCGGGCGGTCTCCCCGTGATCGGGATGGCGGGCGATCTCGTGGGGAACGAGGAGCATATCGGGCCGGTATCGGCGTATGGCGTCGATAAGGGCGTCGCGGTGCGTCGGGCTGGTGCCGACCCGGGCGTCCGGCAATTCGAGGTTCAGCCTTTCGGACAAGCCGAGCACTTCCGCCGCCGCCGCCGCTTCCCCTTTCCGTCCGTCGACCGTTCCCCGGGTACCCATCTCGCCCAGGCTCATGTCGACGATACCGGTGGCATATCCCAGATCGGCGAACCTTATCATCAGTCCGCCGCAGTGCAGCTCCACATCGTCCGGGTGCGGGGATACGGCAAGCACGTCGAGTTTCATAACGGGGTCATCCTGTGTCTGAAATCCCTTTCGTCCGTGGCCTCGAAGAGGGTGTTCATGACGTCGAATCCGTGCAGGGCGACGTACTGCCAGATGTTGGCCACCCGTTCCTGGAGGTGTCCGTTCGGATACAGCAGCCGGTCCGCCCGCATGATCTGGCCGCGCATGACTCCGTCCGCCTTCTTCAGGGCGCGGAGGGTCTTTTCTTCCAGCCTGCCCAGGGCGAAGCGGGTCTTCCGCTCCGAGGCCTCGACGATCCGGCTCAGTCCGGGGTCAATGGACGTCACATGTCCCTTCAGGTTCCTGTAGTGGGCTTCCACGTCGCCCCGCGCGGCCTGAAGGCCCTCGGTGACCGGTACCGGCATCTCTTCCCGGAGTCTCCGGTCGACCACGGACTCGATGCCCTGGACGAAATGTGAGATCGCGAGGCCGTGCTTCTCCAGGACCCGGGCGGTCCTCGCGCCCACCAGCGTATGGGACGCGCGGGGATAGACCACGGGGAAGGGCAGGCCGAACCGGCGGTAGACCCCGCCGAGCTGGCCGTAGTAGGCGATTTCCGCCGGCCCGCCGATATAGGTCAGCGTCGGGAACAGCGTGTCCTGCACCAGGGGCCGGGTGATGACGTTGTGCGTGAACCGACCGGGCGTATCCTCCAGTATCCCTAGCAGTTCCTCGCCGGTAAACGAAAGGCTTTCGTCCCGGCTGCTGAACCGCCCGTCCGCATAGCACAGGGCGTTGCGCTGCCCGTCCTCGTACAGAAACAGGTTAACCGCGTCCGGGGACCGGGAGACCTGGGGATGCAGCCCGGCGTCTTCCAGATCGCGGGACGCCTCCAGGACCGAACGCGTGGTCGCGAGCGGCGCACGGATTTCCTGCTCGAACACGGGGCGCATAAGGGGTTTCAGCGCCGGGTCGGTGGGGTCGACGAGGACAAGACCATGTTCCCGGAACAGCAGCGTCATGAGCCGCGCGAAGGCATCGGACAGTGAAGTCCCGGCGGTACAGTGGCGCCGAAGCGCCTCGATGGCGGACGGACGGTACTCCGAGTCGGGCAGGGCCTCGGCGAACTGCTCGAGCAGCGTGTCGATACCGGGTCCGAGCAGGCGGTCGCTTGCGGATCGACGGTCGTTAGGGTCG
The sequence above is a segment of the Gemmatimonadota bacterium genome. Coding sequences within it:
- a CDS encoding rhodanese-like domain-containing protein; its protein translation is MSVEQVMPDEAARLVESEGYAYIDVRSVPEFEQGHPAPAVNIPLLHADEQTGQMTPNPDFVRVMKANYPEDSKLVLGCRTGQRSNHAAELLQSMGYQTVANMRCGFSGEMTPFGQVVNPGWEEVGLPVSYDSGEGVSYASLEAKE
- the bshA gene encoding N-acetyl-alpha-D-glucosaminyl L-malate synthase BshA, encoding MNIGITCYPTYGGSGAIAAELGQALARKGHRVHFVSYSIPFRLQEYSQNISFHNVEVMPYPLFKYPPYTLALAAKMADVASEAELDILHVHYAVPHATCAFLARHMLRDRDVKVITTLHGTDITLVGSDKSFYRITRFSIEESQGVTAVSESLKRDTLSLFDIEKDIRVIPNFVDVERFRRGDGHCDISNFVDDDEKVIAHVSNFRPVKRIGDIIRMYAEVRRVVKCKLLLVGEGPERIPMQELARELGLEDGVVFMGEQEGVDRILSCSDLYLLPSEQESFGLSALEAMSCGVPVIGANAGGLPELVRHGETGYITEVGDIGQMARHATDLLVNDVLREAVGRQARQRVLDHFAEEAVVPHYEAYYEEVLRG
- the bshC gene encoding bacillithiol biosynthesis cysteine-adding enzyme BshC yields the protein MNAHAVDYRQVLPDHLLHTFLEDFESLRPFYTHDPRDPDVWPRMIESVKSRTVPPPRKALAGILEAQNGRFGADETVLDNARSLAGDDTFVVSTGQQTGLLTGPLFTIYKAVTAIKLARRVSEETGVRAVPVFWMAADDHDYAEINHVHVCRTDGDAFRFELSPDDPNDRRSASDRLLGPGIDTLLEQFAEALPDSEYRPSAIEALRRHCTAGTSLSDAFARLMTLLFREHGLVLVDPTDPALKPLMRPVFEQEIRAPLATTRSVLEASRDLEDAGLHPQVSRSPDAVNLFLYEDGQRNALCYADGRFSSRDESLSFTGEELLGILEDTPGRFTHNVITRPLVQDTLFPTLTYIGGPAEIAYYGQLGGVYRRFGLPFPVVYPRASHTLVGARTARVLEKHGLAISHFVQGIESVVDRRLREEMPVPVTEGLQAARGDVEAHYRNLKGHVTSIDPGLSRIVEASERKTRFALGRLEEKTLRALKKADGVMRGQIMRADRLLYPNGHLQERVANIWQYVALHGFDVMNTLFEATDERDFRHRMTPL
- the bshB1 gene encoding bacillithiol biosynthesis deacetylase BshB1 — its product is MKLDVLAVSPHPDDVELHCGGLMIRFADLGYATGIVDMSLGEMGTRGTVDGRKGEAAAAAEVLGLSERLNLELPDARVGTSPTHRDALIDAIRRYRPDMLLVPHEIARHPDHGETARLARDAAFLAGLEKLETDHPAFRPRKVVFYLTHHRYQEPRPSFIVDITSTFDRKIEAVKAHRSQFHDPDSTEPETFISRPEFLEEVEAQSRYYGQLIGARYGEPFVVREYLSIDDPLAHFVGEGGNR